The genomic DNA GGCTGGTGCCGCACTTCACCGGCGGCAGGCTGCGTGGGCGGGTCCGGGTGGCCGGGCGCGACACCCGCGAGCATCGGCCCCGCGATCTCGCCGGGGTGGTGGGCTACGTGCACCAGCACCCCGCGACGAGCTTCGTCACCGACCACGTCGAGGACGAGATCGCCTACGGCCTGGAGACCCTCGGGATGGCGCCGACCGTCATGCGGCGCCGGGTCGAGGAGACCCTCGACCTCATGGACCTCGCCGACCTGCGGACCCGGCCGCTACGGCGTCTGTCCGGGGGGCAGCAGCAGCGCGTCGCGATCGCCGCGGTCCTCGCGAGCGGCCCCGAGCTGCTCGTTCTCGACGAGCCCACCTCGGCGCTCGATCCCGTCGCTGCCGAGGAGGTGCTGTCCGCGCTGCAGCGGCTCGTCTATGACCACGGGCTGACGGTCGTGCTCGCCGAGCACCGGCTGGAGCGCGTCGTCCACCACGCCGACGGGATCGTGCTCGTCGAGGACGGCCTCGCCAGCGACGTCCTGGAGCCCACCGAGGCGATGGCGACCAGTCGCGTGTTCCCGCCGATCGTGGGCCTGGGACGGTACGCCGGGTGGGCCCCGCTCCCGCTGTCCGTGCGGGCGGCCCGCCGCGCCGCGCCGCAGCTGCGGGCCGAGCTGGCTGCCCGCACCTTCCCGGCCACCTCGGCCACCCTCACCGCCACGGCCACGTCGGCCACCGGCGCCGTCGTTTCGACCGCAGCGACCACGACCGCCGCCTCGGCGACTCGACCCGACCAGGACGCCGCCCCGGCGCTCGACGTGACCGGCCTCGACGTCGTGCGGGCCGGCCGGCGGGTCGTCGCCGGCGTCGACCTCGCGGTGCGGCCCGGGGAGATCGTGGCCGTGATGGGCCGCAACGGGGCCGGCAAGTCGAGCCTGCTGTGGGCCTGTGCCGGCGCCCTCACCGCCGCGAGCGGCCGCATCTCAATACGCGGCCGGTCCGTCGCCGACTACCCGCGCGCGGATCGGGTGGCCGCGGTGGGCCTGGTCCCACAGGACCCGGCGGACCTGCTCTACGCCGCCAGCGTCGAGGAGGAGTGCCACGACGCGGACGCCGACGCAGGGCTGCCGGCGGGGAGCTCCGCCGCGCTGTTGGCCGACCTGGCCGGACCGCTTGACCCCGCCGCCCACCCCCGCGACCTCTCGGAGGGCCAGCGCCTGGCCCTGGCGCTCGCGGTCGTGCTGCTCAGCTACCCCGCCGTCCTGCTGCTCGACGAGCCCACCCGGGGGCTGGACTACGCGGCGAAGGCGCATCTCGTCGCCATCCTGCGGCGGCTGACCGGAGACGGCACCGCCGTCGTCATGGCCACCCACGACGTCGAACTGGCCGCGGAGGCCGCCACCCGCGTGGTCCTCCTCGCGGACGGCGAGGTGGTCGCCGACGACGCGGGCCCGAACGTGCTCGCGACCTCGACGGCGTACGCCCCGCAGATCGCCCGCGTCCTGCACCCCGTGCCGTGCCTGACCTTGGCCGACGTCCGAGCCCGGCAGGCGCTCCCGGCGCCCGCCCCCGCGGAGACGCCATGAGCCCCCGGGCGCGGCGGGCCCGCGACCTGCCCGGGCATGCCCTGCTCGGGCTGCTGACGCTGATCGGGCTGGCGGCGTTCGGCTGGCCGTTCGTCGTGTCCGCCCCGGTGGGCGCCGGCCACGGCCAGGACGCGCCGTGGCTGTTCGCGCTCCTTGTCGGCCTGAGCGGCGCGGTCGTCCTCGCCGAGCAGGGCAGCGCCCGGCTCGACGCCAAGTCGGTGGCGATGATCGGCGTCATCGCCGCGCTCGGCGGTGGGATGCGCGTGCTGTCCGCCGGCGTGGCCGGGCTCGAGCCGATGTTCTTCGTGGTGGTGCTGGCGGGGCGCGTGCTCGGGGCCCGGCTGGCCTTCCTCACCGGCGCGCTCTGCCTGCTGACCGGCGCCTTCCTCACCGGGGCGGTCGGGCCGTGGGCGCCGTTCCAGATGGTCGCCACCGGCTGGGTGGCCCTCGCCGCCGCGCTGTTGCCCCCGCTGCGCGGCCGGGCCGAGGTGGCGGTCCTCGCGGCGTACGGTCTCATCGCCGGTCTCCTCTACGGCCTCGTCATGAACCTGTGGTTCTGGCCGTTCCTCGGGGCCTCGGCTCCGGAGGGCGCCGGCTACGTCCCCGGGGCGCCGCTGTCGGTGAACTTCGGTCACTACCTCGCGTTCTACCTGGCCACGTCGCTGGGTTGGGACCTGCCGCGCGGCCTGCTCACCGCGGCCTTGACCCTGATCGCCGGCCGCCCCCTGCTGCGGACGCTGCGCCGGGCGACGCGCCGGGCGGCCTTCGACGCCGCGCCGGCCTTCGAGCCCGCAACTGCCGCTCCCCCGCCCCCCGATCCACGGCGCGACCCCGCCCGGGTCGCGCCCGCTCCCCGCGCCGACACCGGAGGGCTCCGATGACGTCGATCCTCGTGCTGGGCGGGGTCCGCAGCGGGAAGAGCCGGTACGCCGAGCGCCTGCTCGCCGACGCGGCAGGGGTGCGGTACGTCGCGCCCGGTCCCGTCCCGGACCCGGCGGCCGACCCGGACTGGGCCGAGCGGGTCCGCCTGCACCAGGACCGGCGCCCCGCGCACTGGGAGACCTGGGAGACCGCCCGTCAGCCGGCGGGCCTCGCCGAGGCCGTCGCGACGGCACCGCGGGCGGTCCTGGTCGACTGCCTCGGCACCTGGCTCGCAGGATTGGTCCACGAGGCTCAGGCGTGGGACGACCGGGACCGGGCCACCGAGGCGGTGGACCACGGACTCGACGGACTGATCGCGGCGCTCGCGGTGCCGCCCGGCCCGGTCGTGCTGGTCACCAACGAGGTCGGCCTCGGCGTCGTCCCCGAGCACGCCTCCGGAAGACTGTTCCGGGACCTGTTGGGCCGCATCAACGCTCGCGTCGCCGAGGCCTGCGACCACGTCGCGCTGGTCGTGGCCGGGCGGGTCCTCGATCTGACCGCGGCCCCGACCGTCGCCGCGGCGGCACCGCTGCCCTCGGCGTCCCCCGAGGCGCCCTGACGCGCCGACGCGCAGGCCCCCCGCCGACGCCGCCTCCGCGGAGTTCAGAACGGCGAGACCGACGAGCCTGCGATCAGTCCGCTACCTGGGTCTGCACGAACGGCGGCTTGGTCACCACCGCGGCGACGTCGCGGCCGCGGACGTCGATGACCACCGAGTCACCCTCCGCCGCGCCGCGATCCAGCAGACAGAGCGCGATGCCGCGGCGCAGGGTCGGCGACATGGTCCCGGAGGTGACGACGCCGATCTCCTCCCCGGCGGCGTTCTTCACCAGGCAGTCCGCCCGCGGGATGCCCCGGCCCTCGACCAGCAGACCCCAGGACAGGCGGCAGGTCTTCGCCGCCCGCTGCTCCGACAGCACCTGCTTGCCCCAGAAAGCATCCTTGTCCCAGCCGACGGCCCAGCCGGCCCGGGCCATGTTCGGCGTGATGTCCATCGAGAGCTCGTGCCCGTGCAGCGCGTACCCCATCTCGGTCCGCAGCGTGTCCCGGGCGCCGAGGCCGCACGGCAGCCCGTCGTACGGCTCCATCGCCGCCACCAACGCATCCCACACCGACTCGGTCGCGGCCCACGGGACCACGAGCTCGTAGCCCTTCTCGCCGGTGTAGCCCGTCCGGCATACGGTCATCGGGGCGCCATCCCAGGTCGCGTCCGCGTAGCTCATGTACTCCAGCTCGGTGGGCAGCCCCAGCGCGGCGACGACTTCCGCCGACTTCGGACCCTGCACCGCGACGATGCCGTAGTCGCGATGCAGATCGGTCAGATCCAGACCCGCGGGCAGCTGCGCCCGCATCCGCCGGACCACCTCCGCGGTGTTCGCGCAGTTGGGGATGAGGAAGACGTCGTCGTCCGACTTCACGTACTGGATGAGGTCGTCGACCACGCCGCCGGTCGCCTCGTCGCAACACATCGTGTACTGCGCCTTGGGCGGCGTGACCTTGCGGAGGTCGTTGGTGAAGCAGCGGTTGACGAAGTCGGCGGCTCCCGGCCCCATGACCGAGGCCTTGCCGAGGTGGGAGACGTCGAAAATGCCGACCCGCTCGCGGACCGTCTGGTGCTCGCGCAGCACGCCGCCACCCGGGTACTCGATCGGCATGGCCCAGCCGCCGAAGTCGGCCATCTTGGCGCCGAGGGCCCGGTGCCGAGCGTCGAGCGGGGAGGTCTGCAGCTGCTGATCGGTCATAGCGGTCACGCTATCGGGCGGTTCGACGGATAATCACTCGGTTGGGCAGGATTGCCGATTTCCCGTGGCCCCGCCCGACCGCACCGCTCGTTCCCTACGAAAGGCCTTGCCCTGTGACCACGTTCGCGCTCACCGACCGAGCGGCCCACGACGCGGACGCCGACGCCCTGGTGGTCTTCGCGGCCCCCGGCGCGGCGGCCCCCCGCCTGTTGGGCGCGTTGCGGCCCCGACTCGCCCAGGCGATCGGCGACACCGCGACGAGCTTGCGCGCCCGAGGGTCGGCCGACGAGGTCACCTGGCTCACCCACGTGCCCGGGGTCGCGGCGAAGGCCGTCCTGGTCGCCGGGGTGGGCGGCGAGCCCGGGCAGTCCCCCACCGCCGAGGACCTGCGGCGGGCCGCGGGCGCGGCCGGGCGGGCGCTCGCCGGCCGGTCCAGCGCGGCAGTGGTGCTGCCGGACGACCTGCCCGAGACCGCGGGGGCGGTCACGGAGGGGCTGGGCTACGGCAGCTACGCCTTCACCGCGCACCGCGGCCCGAAGGGCCTGGCCAAGGCCGACGCGCACGCGCCCGTCGAGCAGATCCAGTTGCTCGGCGCCGGCAAGCCCCGCGCGGCCGCGGCGGCCCAGACGGCGGTCGCGCGCGCGGCGGTCCTGGTCGACGAGGTCCACTGGGCCCGCGATCTGGTCAACACCGCCCCGAACGTGCTCTTCCCGGAAAGCTTTGCGGAGCGAGTCCGCGACCGGGCGCCGAAGTCGGTGGCCGTCCACACGTACGACGCCGCGGCCCTGGCCGAGCTGGGCTGCGGCGGCATCCTCGGCGTCGGGCAGGGCAGCGTGCACCCGCCGGTCATCGTGCGGATGAGCTACGCGCCCAAGGGCGCGACGTCCCGCCTGGCCTATGTCGGCAAGGGCATCACGTTCGACTCCGGTGGGCTGTCGCTGAAGACGCCCACGGGGATGATCACGATGAAGGGCGACATGGGGGGGGCGGCCGCGGTCGCCGCGGCGGTGCTGACCATCGCCCGGCTCGGCCTGCCCGTCGCCGTCGACGGCTGGCTGTGCCTCGCCGAGAACATGCCCGACGGGCGGGCCCAGCGACCGGGCGACGTCGTGACCATGGCGGACGGCACCACCTGCGAGATCATCAACACCGACGCGGAGGGCCGGTTGGTCCTCGCCGACGGCCTGGTGCTCGCCTCCCGCGAACAGCCGGACGCCCTCGTCGACATCGCCACCCTCACCGGGTCGGCCGTCGTCGCGCTGGGCCACCGGACGGCCGCCGTGCTGGCGAACGACGACGAGCTGCAGGCGGAGCTGACGGCGGCCGCGACCGCCGCAGGGGAGTCGGTGTGGCCCATGCCGATCCCCGCCGAGCTCATGAAGAGCCTGAAGTCGGACGTCGCGGACCGCAAGCACTCGGCCGAACGGCAGGGGGGCGCCCTGTTCGCGGCCGCCTTCCTGCGGGAGTACGTCGGGCCGGGCGCGGACTCCCGAGCCATCCCCTGGGGGCACCTCGACATCGCCGGACCCGCGTACAACGAGAAGGGCGCGCACGGCTACACCGGCAAGGGCGGCACGGGGTTCGGCACGAGGACGCTGGTGGCCCTGGCAGAATTCCGTTCGTGACGTTCACGCCGGCGCCCGCCGGAAAGGGCGCCGCGAGCGACCCTCGCGACCCCACGGGGTTCCTGCGAGGCGCCGACGACTCGGCGGCGGAGCCGGCGGAACGCGTCGACGCCCTGGACGGCATCCGGGCCCTCGCGGTGTCGCTGGTCGTCCTCTTCCACCTCGGGGTCCCGGGGATGGCGGGCGGCTTCCTCGGCGTCGACGTCTTCTTCGTTCTGTCCGGCTTCCTCATCACCACCCTGCTGCTGCGCGACATCGTGGCGAACGGCCGGATCGACCTCACCCGCTTCTGGGCCCGCCGGATGGCCCGCCTCATGCCGGCCGCGCTGCTGGTCTTCCTCGTCATCGGCGTGTGGGCCCTGGCCGCGGCCCCGGTGTTCCGCCGGGCCGGCCTCGGCGCTGACCTGCTGTGGTGTCTGCTCTACGTTGGCAACTGGCGCTTCATCTCGACCAGCAGCTACTTCGCCTTCGACGGGACCACCTCGCCACTGCTGCACCTGTGGTCGCTCGGCGTCGAGGAGCAGTTCTACCTCATCTGGCCGCTGGTGCTGCAGGCCGTCGCGCTGCTGCTTGCGGGAATGAGCGCGGGGCGGCACGCCCGCGACGATCGCGTGGGCGCCCGCAATCGCAGCACGACCGCCGTCATGATCACGGGTGGCGTCCTGGCGGTCGTGTCGGCGGTGCTGATGGCCCAGCTGTACGTCGCGGCCGGGCCCGATCGGGCCTACATGGGCACCGACGCCAAGGTCTTCGAGCCGCTTCTGGGGGCGGTGTTCGCGGCAGCGACGCTGCGTCCCCGGGTCGGGGAGCTGGTCCGGCGCTACGCCCAGGAGCTCATGGTCTTCGGCCTCGGCGCCCTGATCCTGGCGGTGGCCCTGCTGGGCTCGGCGAGCGGGCCCCACCCGGCGTACTTCTTCGGCGGCGCCGTGCTCACCTGCCTTGCGACCGTCGCCCTCGTCGCCGGGGCGGCCAACGCCCCCACCGACGGCGGCCTGGGGCGACTGCTGGCCAACGACGGCGTCACCTATCTGGGCCGCATCTCCTACGGCGTCTATCTGTGGCACTGGCCCTGGGCGGTGTGGCTGCTCCCCGACGGTCGGTTCAACGCCGCGGCCGCGCTGTTCGTCGCCGCGATGACCGTCGCCTCGGCGTCGGTGTCCTACCACCTGCTGGAGCTCCCGCTGCGCACCGGGCGCTTCCGGCTGGTGCCCCCGCTCAGCATCCTGCGCACCGGCGTGGTGGGGATCGCCGTCGTCAGCGTGATCCCGGTGCTGCTGGGGGGCGCCCCGTGGTACGCGGGGATCGCCCACAGCGACCCGGGCCCGTCGGGTCAGGCGTCCGGGGCGGCGCGCCAGCCGCGCGTCATGTTGGTCGGCGACAGCGTGCCGCTGCAGCTGTACGGCGCCTTCGCCGAGGCCGGCGAGCGGAGCGGGGTCGTCATCATCAACGACGCCCACGGCGGGTGCGCGGCCTCCGGGGTGGTGACGGTGAACCCGGACGGTACGCCGTACGACCCGGTCATCCCCAGGCTGCCGGGCGCACCGGACGGACCGATCTGCGCCGGCGTCATCGGCGATCAGAAGGCCCGGGTGGCGAAGGACAGGCCGACCGTCGTGCTGTGGTGGTCCCGCTACGAACTCGGCGACTTCCTCGGCCCCGGCGGCAAACCCGTGCGCGCGGCGGACCCCAACTACCGGGCGATGCAGCGCAACCTGCTGGACGCCGCCGTCGATCGGCTCTCCGCCGGGGGGGCCACGGTCGTCGTGGTCCAGCCGGAACCGACCGGCATGAAGACCGCCGACCGGTGCACCGCGGACCGGCGCAGCGAGGCCGCCGGCGAGTGCGGCGCGTTCCTCGTTCGGCTGCGGTTCGACAACCAGGTGCGCCTGCAGTGGATCGACGTCCTGCGCGAGAAGGCCGCGACCGACAAACGGCTCAAGCTCGTGCGCGTCGACGACCTGTTCTGCCGCAATCAGGCCAACCCGTGCGACGACCGCCTCCCGATCGCCGAGGACGGCCGGTTCGGGCCGCCGACCCCGGACTACGCGCGGCCCGACGGGTCCCACTTCGCCGCCGAGATCCGCGACCGGATGGCCGGCGAGGTGCTGCGCCGGGCCCTGGCCGCGGCCGGGTCGCCGTCGCGCTGATCGCGGATCTCGCATCGGCGCCGCCGCCCCTCTGAGAGGATGCCCGCAGCGATCCCGCCGCGACCCGGCCGACGCCACCCGCGCACCGCGCCACGCTGACCCCACGCCGACCCCAGCGCCCACTCATGAGGAGAGCCATGACCGCCGCCAGCGCCGCCCCGGACCGGTTCGACATCGTCATCCTCGGCGGCGGTAGCGGCGGCTATGCCTGCGCGCTGCGGGCCGCCCAGCTCGGCCAGCGGGTGGCGCTCGTCGAGAAGGCCGAGCTCGGGGGCACCTGCCTCCACCGCGGGTGCGTGCCGACCAAGGCGCTCCTCCACGCGGCCGAGGTCGCGGACGCGGTGCGGGAGTCGCAACGGTACGGCGTGCGCGCGGGCCTCGACGGCGTCGACATGGCCGGCGTGCACGCGTACAAGGACGGCATCATCGGCCGCCTCTACAAGGGGCTGCAGGGGCTGGTGACGACCGCCAAGGTCGAGTTCGTGGCCGGGGAGGGTCGACTTGTCGCGCCGGACGCCGTCGAGGTCGACGGCCGCCGGCTCGTCGGTGCGGCGGTGGTGCTGGCCACCGGGTCCTACGCGAAGACCCTGCCCGGTCTCGAGATCGGCGGCCGGGTGCTCACCAGCGACCAGGCCCTGCGGCTCGAGGAGGTCCCGGAGCGCGTGGTGGTCCTGGGCGGTGGCGTCATCGGGGTCGAGTTCGCCTCGGTGTTCCGCAGTTTCGGCGCGGAGGTGACCGTCGTCGAGGCGTTGCCCCGGCTGGTCGCCGCCGAGGACGAGGCCGTCTCCGCACAACTGGAGCGGGCCTTCCGCAAGCGCAAGATCGCGGTCCGCACCGGGGCACCGTTCGAGTCCGTCACGCAGGACAAGACCGGGGTGCGCGTGAGGCTGGCGGGCGGCGAGCAGATCGAGGCGGACCTGCTGCTCGTCGCGGTGGGCCGAGGGCCCGTGACGGCCGGTCTGGGGTACGAGGAGGCCGGGGTCGCGATGGAGCGGGGTTACGTGCTGGCGGACGAGTACTGCCGCACAAGCGTGCCCGGCGTCTACGCCGTCGGCGACATCGTGCCCGGGCTGCAGCTCGCGCACCGCGGCTTCGCCCAGGGCATCCTCGTCGCCGAGCACATCGCGGGGTTGGACCCGACGCCGATCGTGGAGAGCGGCATCCCGCGGGTCACCTACTGCGACCCCGAGATCGCCTCGGTGGGGCTGACCGAGGCCGCCGCCCGGGAGCAGTACGGCGCGGACCAGGTGGCGACGTACGACTACAACCTCGGCGGAAACGGCAAGAGCCAGATCCTCGGCACCAGCGGATTCGTCAAGGTCGTGCGCCGCGTCGACGGACCCGTCGTGGGGGTCCACATGGTCGGTGCTCGCATGGGCGAGCAGGTTGGGGAGGCGATGTTGATCGTGGGATGGGAGGCTCTGCCGCAGGAGGTGGCGGCGTTCATCCACGCGCACCCCACGCAGAACGAGGCCCTTGGTGAGGCGCACCTGGCCCTGGCCGGGAAGCCACTCCATGCCCACGGGTGACGGACTTCCGTTCACCCCTAGACTGAGCGACACCACCGCACGATGAGGAGAGGCTTGTCAATGTCCGAGCGCGTGACCATGCCGGCCCTGGGCGAATCCGTCACCGAAGGGACCGTGACCCGATGGCTGAAGAGCGTCGGCGACGCCGTCCAGGTGGACGAGCCCCTGCTGGAGGTCTCGACCGACAAGGTCGACACTGAGATCCCCTCTCCCGTGGCGGGGACGCTGCAGGAAATCCTCGTGCAGGAGGACGAGACGGTGCCCGTCGGCGCCGACCTCGCCGTCATCGGCGACGGGGCCGCTCCGCAGGCCTCCGGAGCCGACGCCCCCACGGAGCAGCAAGAGCAGCAGGGCGGCGCGGAGGCGGCGGCCGCGCCGGAGGCTCCCTCGACCGAGGCGCCCGTGCAGGCGCAGACCTCCGAGCCGGAGGCGGGGGGCGGCCAGCAGCAGGAGCAGCCGGCGGCCGCGCCGCAGCAATCGGGTGGCGGCGGTGGCGGCGTCACCGGTGGTGAGAAGGTGACGATGCCCGCGCTGGGTGAGTCGGTCACCGAGGGCACGGTGACGCGGTGGCTGAAGAAGGAGGGCGACGAGGTCGCGGTCGACGAGCCGCTGCTCGAGGTCTCCACGGACAAGGTCGACACCGAGATCCCCTCGCCCGTCGCCGGCACGCTGACGAAGATCCTCGTCCAGGAGGACGAGACCGTGCCCGTGGGCGCCGACCTCGCGATCGTCGGTGGTGAGGCGGCCGCCCAGGAGGCTCCCCAGCAGGCCGCACCGCAGCAGCAAGCACCTCAGCAAGCACCTCAGCAGCAGGCATCGAGCGAGGCGGCACCGGCGCAGCAGGAGGCCGACGCCGCGCAGGACCAGGCCCAGCAGAGCGCACCCGCCGCGCCTGCGCCGGAGCCTGCTCCGCAGTCCGCGGCGCAGCAGCCGGCCGCCGAGGCCCCCGCCCAGGTGCAGCCGCAGGGCCAGGACTCCAGCCAGGAGGGCGACGGCGACCCGTCGGCGTACGTCACCCCGCTCGTGCGCAAGCTCGCGGCGGACAACGGCGTGGACCTGTCCGCCCTGAAGGGCACCGGCGTGGGTGGGCGCATCCGCAAGCAGGACGTCCTCGACGCCGCGGCCGCCGCCAAGAAGGCCGCCGAGCCCGCCCCCGCACCGGCCGCCCCGGCCGCAGCACCGGCGCCCGCCGCTCAGGCCGGCGCGCCGGCGAGCGCCGAGGTGTCGGCCAAGCGCGGCACCCGGGAGAAGATGACCCGGCTGCGCAAGATCATCGCCCAGCGCATGGTCGAGTCGCTGCAGACCTCCGCCCAGCTCACGGCGGTCGTCGAGGTCGACATGACCCGCGTCGCCGCCGTGCGAGCGAAGGCCAAGTCGGACTTCGAGAAGCGCGAGGGCGTCAAGCTGTCCTACCTGCCGTTCATCTGCGTGGCGACGGTGGACACGCTCAAGCAGCACCCCTCGCTCAACGCCGGCATCGAGGGCGAGGAGATCGTCTACCACGGCAGCGAGAACCTCGCGGTGGCCGTGGACACCGAGAAGGGCCTGGTCGTCCCCGTCATCAAGGAGGCGGGCGACCTCAACATCGCCGGCATGGCCCGCAAGATCGCGGACGTCGCCGATCGCACCCGCACCAACAAGATCGGCCCGGACGAACTGTCCGGTGGGACGTTCACGATCAGCAACATCGGCAGCAACGGCTCGCTGCTCGACACGCCCATCATCAACCAGCCGCAGGTCGCGATCCTGGGCACCGGCGCGATCACCAAGCGCCCGGTCGTCGTCAAGGACGAGTTCGGCAACGAGTCGATCGCGATCCGCTCGATGATGTACCTCTGCCTCACCTACGACCACCGGGTCGTCGACGGGGCCGACGCCGGGCGCTTCCTGACCGCGCTGAAGGCGCGGCTCGAGGAGGGCGCCTTCGAGGCCTGATCGTCTCGACAGCTCCCGGGCGCACGGCGCGGCATCTCGCCGCTTGCCCGGCACCGAAGGGCCCGCCACACGGGCGGGCCCTTCGCCGTGCGCACGCTCGGTCCGGCCGCGCTAGCCAGGTCGTGATTGGGCCGCCCCACGCCTCACGCCGGGGCGGTCTCGGTGGCCCAGAGCCGCCACCCGGCCTCGGTCCACCGCAGGACGAAGACCAGCGGGCTCTCCCCCGCGGGATCCCATCCGCCCCGCGCCGACACCGTCTCCACCCGTGCGGCGACGCGCGCCTCCCGGACGCCGTCGCGATCCTGGGTCGAGAGCAGCCGCGCCTCGTGGACGGGGTAGGCCAGACCGTCGTACCGCGTGCCCAGGCTCGCGAGGCGCCGTACGTCGGCGCGGGCCGAACCCAGCCCCGCGGCCCCCGGCGCGTAGCACCGGTCCAGGGGGCCCGGATTCGCCGTCGCGTAGGCGCGGGCCCGCTCAGCGAGCAGCGTGGGCAGGGCCCGGGGTGCGGCGGCCGGGTCGACGGCTTGGTCGTTCCTAGCTGGCCCTGCCGCCCCGGTCGACGGGGACGTCCGCGATGACGGCGACGTCGACGGCGACGGCGATGACGACGGCGATGACGCCGATGACGACGGCGATGACGCCGATGACGACGCGGCGGGCGGCAGACCGGGCGGCGGCGTCACCCGCACCGCGGGACCGGAATGGGTCGACGCGCCTGCGGCCCCGCTGGTCCCCGTGGCCTCCCCGGAGGAACCGCCGGGATCAGTCGGGCCGGTCGCGCCAGGGTTGGCGCCCTCGGTCGGCGTACCGGAGGAGGCCCGCGCGAAGGGCAGCGACACTCGGCCGACCAGCGGGAGCGGGGCGTCCCGCCAGCCCGCGATCCCGACGCAGGCGGCCAGCCCCAGGGCCATGCCGGCGACGGCGGCCGAGGCCGTGCGCGCACCCGGTCCCGTGGCGACTCGCAGACCCGCGGAAGCGACGCGCCCCAGCCGCCCCGGCTCGGCCCCCCGATGCCGACCGGGTCGGTTGTCCGCCGCGTCGGCGTCCTGTCGCAGCGGCCGACCGCGCCACCGGCCCTTCTCGTCGAGCCCGAGCGCGCGCAGGGGATCGTCGGGGCCGACGACCCGCGCGGCCCAGTCGTCGCCGGACACCGCTTCGCTGTGCCAGCGCACCCGTGCCGTAAGGCGCTCGCCGAGGTCCGGGCCCGCGGGCAGCGCCAAGGGTTCCTCGGGACCCAGATCGGCGCACCGGTCGAGCGCGACCGCCGCCGTGGGGCGGGCCTGCGGGTCGCTGGCCAGGCAGGCCGCGACCAGCTCGACCAGCGCCGCCGGACAGTCCGGGAGCGCCTCGTGGGCCGGCGTGCGCCCGTACGCCCGGCCCGGCACCTCCCCCGTCAGCATCAGCCAGGCGAGGGCACCCACGCCGTACACGTCGGACGCCGGGCTGGGCGCGCCCCCCGACTCGACCTCGGGGGCGAGGAACCCGCGCGTCGCCCACACCTCCCGGCATCGCTCCCCCACCAGCCGGGCGCTGCCCAGGTCACCCAGGACGGCGCGCCCGTCGCGCGTGATGAGGACGTTCCCCGCCGAGAGGTCGCCGTGCGTGATCCCGCGGCGATGCAGCCCGTCGAGTGCTTGCAGAAGTACGCGCAGGACGCCCGTCACCTCGCGCGGGACCAGGTGCCCTCGATCCGCGATCACCTCGCGCAGCACCCCGCCGTCCACCAGGTCGAGGACGAGGGCAAGACGTCCGTCGTTCGTCGCCAGCACATCATGGAGTCGGACGAGTCCGGGGGCGGTGGCGGCGATCAAGACGTCGATCTCCCGGCGCACCCGCTCCCGGTCGGCCGTCGACCGCATGATCTTGACCGCGCAGGACCAGCCGTCGAGGTCCCGGCGGGCGGCGTACACGTCGCTGTCCGCGCCCCGACCGCGCAGCCGCAGCAGGGTCATCCCGGGCAACTCGGAATGCCCTGGCGGGAAGGGTGCGCCGGAGGTCTCCGGGCCGGTTGGGTGCATGGCTCGCCTCCTGCTCGTCCCCCCGTCACTATGGCCGTACGCCGAGAGCCGGGTTTCTCGTTATCCACAGGCAGCCACCCGAGGACCAAGGAACGGCGGGCCTGTGGATTGGGCGGGGCGACCCCGGGGATGCCCGCGGAGCCAAGCCGCAGGCGGCGCCGCGACACACCGCGTACCCTGGCCCCCATGCGCTTCGAGCACGTGGGCTTCGCCCCCGATTACGCCGACTACCGGGCCACCTGGGACTACCAGCGCCAGGTGCACGCCCAGGTCGTCGCGGGTGACCTGCCCGACACCGTCCTGCTGCTGGAGCACGCGGCGGTCTACACGGCCGGCAAGCGCACCGAGCCCTTCGAGCGGCCCCTGGACGGCACC from Austwickia sp. includes the following:
- a CDS encoding acyltransferase — encoded protein: MRGADDSAAEPAERVDALDGIRALAVSLVVLFHLGVPGMAGGFLGVDVFFVLSGFLITTLLLRDIVANGRIDLTRFWARRMARLMPAALLVFLVIGVWALAAAPVFRRAGLGADLLWCLLYVGNWRFISTSSYFAFDGTTSPLLHLWSLGVEEQFYLIWPLVLQAVALLLAGMSAGRHARDDRVGARNRSTTAVMITGGVLAVVSAVLMAQLYVAAGPDRAYMGTDAKVFEPLLGAVFAAATLRPRVGELVRRYAQELMVFGLGALILAVALLGSASGPHPAYFFGGAVLTCLATVALVAGAANAPTDGGLGRLLANDGVTYLGRISYGVYLWHWPWAVWLLPDGRFNAAAALFVAAMTVASASVSYHLLELPLRTGRFRLVPPLSILRTGVVGIAVVSVIPVLLGGAPWYAGIAHSDPGPSGQASGAARQPRVMLVGDSVPLQLYGAFAEAGERSGVVIINDAHGGCAASGVVTVNPDGTPYDPVIPRLPGAPDGPICAGVIGDQKARVAKDRPTVVLWWSRYELGDFLGPGGKPVRAADPNYRAMQRNLLDAAVDRLSAGGATVVVVQPEPTGMKTADRCTADRRSEAAGECGAFLVRLRFDNQVRLQWIDVLREKAATDKRLKLVRVDDLFCRNQANPCDDRLPIAEDGRFGPPTPDYARPDGSHFAAEIRDRMAGEVLRRALAAAGSPSR
- the lpdA gene encoding dihydrolipoyl dehydrogenase, which gives rise to MTAASAAPDRFDIVILGGGSGGYACALRAAQLGQRVALVEKAELGGTCLHRGCVPTKALLHAAEVADAVRESQRYGVRAGLDGVDMAGVHAYKDGIIGRLYKGLQGLVTTAKVEFVAGEGRLVAPDAVEVDGRRLVGAAVVLATGSYAKTLPGLEIGGRVLTSDQALRLEEVPERVVVLGGGVIGVEFASVFRSFGAEVTVVEALPRLVAAEDEAVSAQLERAFRKRKIAVRTGAPFESVTQDKTGVRVRLAGGEQIEADLLLVAVGRGPVTAGLGYEEAGVAMERGYVLADEYCRTSVPGVYAVGDIVPGLQLAHRGFAQGILVAEHIAGLDPTPIVESGIPRVTYCDPEIASVGLTEAAAREQYGADQVATYDYNLGGNGKSQILGTSGFVKVVRRVDGPVVGVHMVGARMGEQVGEAMLIVGWEALPQEVAAFIHAHPTQNEALGEAHLALAGKPLHAHG
- the sucB gene encoding 2-oxoglutarate dehydrogenase, E2 component, dihydrolipoamide succinyltransferase — protein: MSERVTMPALGESVTEGTVTRWLKSVGDAVQVDEPLLEVSTDKVDTEIPSPVAGTLQEILVQEDETVPVGADLAVIGDGAAPQASGADAPTEQQEQQGGAEAAAAPEAPSTEAPVQAQTSEPEAGGGQQQEQPAAAPQQSGGGGGGVTGGEKVTMPALGESVTEGTVTRWLKKEGDEVAVDEPLLEVSTDKVDTEIPSPVAGTLTKILVQEDETVPVGADLAIVGGEAAAQEAPQQAAPQQQAPQQAPQQQASSEAAPAQQEADAAQDQAQQSAPAAPAPEPAPQSAAQQPAAEAPAQVQPQGQDSSQEGDGDPSAYVTPLVRKLAADNGVDLSALKGTGVGGRIRKQDVLDAAAAAKKAAEPAPAPAAPAAAPAPAAQAGAPASAEVSAKRGTREKMTRLRKIIAQRMVESLQTSAQLTAVVEVDMTRVAAVRAKAKSDFEKREGVKLSYLPFICVATVDTLKQHPSLNAGIEGEEIVYHGSENLAVAVDTEKGLVVPVIKEAGDLNIAGMARKIADVADRTRTNKIGPDELSGGTFTISNIGSNGSLLDTPIINQPQVAILGTGAITKRPVVVKDEFGNESIAIRSMMYLCLTYDHRVVDGADAGRFLTALKARLEEGAFEA